A genomic region of Anas acuta chromosome 25, bAnaAcu1.1, whole genome shotgun sequence contains the following coding sequences:
- the LOC137844659 gene encoding cytosolic phospholipase A2 gamma-like, with protein sequence MKCTLNWMWGTTNNFLYKCPNIQSSHLFENKTISLIDAGLAINSAYPLVLKKQRQTDLILSFDFSSGDPFETVEKAADYCQKNGIPFPNIEKQEMDKESPSDCYIFRGDKSCPTVMHFPLFNKVNCSDKIEEYRSKFSTFNMSYSETNIKDLLAKAKLNVSNNSKRILQEIQLLLSSSHTNKF encoded by the exons ATGAAGTGTACTTTAAACTGGATGTGGGGAACAACTAATAACTTCCTTTACAAGTGCC CTAACATTCAGTCCTCTCACTTGTTCGAAAACAAAACCATCTCCTTGATTGATGCTGGCCTGGCAATAAATTCTGCCTATCCTCTGGTACTTAAAAAGCAGCGTCAGACAGATCTTATCCTTTCCTTTGACTTCAGCTCTGGAGATCCTTTTGAG ACTGTCGAGAAAGCAGCTGACTACTGCCAGAAAAATGGTATTCCATTTCCCAACATAGAGAAGCAGGAAATGGACAAGGAAAGCCCTTCTGATTGTTATATCTTTCGAGGAGACAAGTCGTGCCCTACAGTCATGCACTTTCCACTCTTCAACAAAGTGAATTGTTCTG atAAAATTGAAGAATACAGAAGTAAGTTCTCTACTTTTAACATGTCCTACTCCGAGACTAACATCAAAGATCTCCttgcaaaagcaaagctgaatgTGTCCAATAATAGTAAGAGAATTTTGCAAGAGATACAACTGCTTCTATCTTCCTCTCATACAAACAAGTTCTGA
- the LOC137844264 gene encoding olfactory receptor 4D1-like encodes SLIGSALVIITVIIDQELHKPMYFFLGNLALIDLSESSVTLPKMLWDFLSEYKSINFGGCIAQIFFFHFTGGAVVVILTVMTLDRYVAVHKPLQYLNIMNHNVCLGLVAGAWIGGFVHSIVQVALIIQLPFCGPNLLDNFYCDFPQVIKLACTNIYAVELLMVSNSGLLMILIFIVLIVSHVVILVKIRAHITQGKHKAFSTCGAQVAVVSIHFVPCIFIYAWPFKKFVADKAMSSLYTIITPMLNPVIYTLRNTEMKNAIKKFLNNVFLRMRNSQLSFLS; translated from the exons tcacttattggctcagctctggt CATCATCACAGTAATCATAGATCAAGAGCTTCACAAGCCTATGTACTTTTTTCTAGGAAATTTAGCCCTCATAGACCTCAGCGAATCCTCAGTGACTCTGCCCAAGATGCTATGGGACTTCCTGTCTGAGTATAAGTCCATTAATTTTGGAGGATGCATtgcacagattttcttcttccatttcacAGGAGGTGCTGTGGTTGTCATCCTCACAGTGATGACTCTGGATCGGTATGTGGCTGTTCATAAACCTTTGCAGTACTTAAATATCATGAATCACAATGTTTGCCTTGGCCTGGTTGCAGGAGCATGGATAGGGGGATTTGTTCATTCTATTGTGCAGGTAGCACTGATCATTCAGTTGCCATTCTGTGGACCAAATTTACTAGACAATTTCTACTGCGATTTCCCACAGGTAATCAAACTAGCCTGTACAAATATCTATGCGGTTGAGTTGCTCATGGTTTCCAACAGCGGACTGCTTATGATCCTCATATTTATTGTCCTGATTGTGTCACATGTTGTCATCTTGGTCAAAATCAGGGCACATATCACACAAGGgaagcacaaagccttttccacttgTGGAGCCCAAGTTGCAGTGGTGAGCATCCATTTTGTACCCTGCATCTTCATCTATGCATGGCCATTCAAAAAGTTTGTGGCGGACAAAGCCATGTCGTCTCTTTATACTATCATCACCCCAATGCTGAATCCCGTAATCTACACATTAAGGAACACAGAGATGAAGAATGCCATCAAGAAATTTCTCAACAATGTCTTTCTCAGAATGAGAAATTCACAACTGTCATTCCTTTCTTAg
- the LOC137844265 gene encoding cytosolic phospholipase A2 gamma-like, whose amino-acid sequence MATEVNNQVRLSNDLSEGEIRATRNRRGRVQMCLHELLDVHFEENNVPNIVVLGSGGGLRAMIALLGTLVELKNQNILDAVMYLCGVSGSTWCMSMLYTESKWSEKLKSLEENLIKILTVGTSNFMKAIEYLEESSEDEHYSLTDVWACVVYGILHQFDENELTDYKYASETGINPYPIYAAVDKEKLSASSPAHQMKVLRPMFIALGRDKVIRS is encoded by the exons ATGGCTACCGAG GTTAATAATCAAGTTCGTTTGTCTAACGATCTCTCAGAAGGTGAGATAAGAGCCACTCGGAATAGAAGAGGAAGAGTGCAGATGTGCCTGCATGAATTACTTGATGTTCATTTTGAGGAG AATAATGTACCTAACATTGTTGTTCTGGGATCAGGAGGAGGCCTGCGTGCTATGATAGCCCTGCTAGGAACCTTGGTGGagctgaaaaatcagaatatcTTGGATGCTGTCATGTATCTGTGTGGGGTGTCAGGATCCACTTG GTGCATGTCCATGCTGTATACAGAGTCAAAATGGTCAGAAAAATTGAAGTCCCTGGAAGAGAATCTAATCAAAATTCTCACAGTGGGCACTTCAAATTTTATGAAGGCAATAGAATATTTAGAGGAGTCATCAGAAGATGAACATTACTCACTCACTGATGTCTGGGCCTGTGTTGTATACGGAATACTGCATCAG TTTGATGAGAACGAGCTGACTGATTACAAGTATGCATCAGAGACTGGAATAAACCCTTACCCAATTTATGCAGCAGTGGATAAGGAAAAACTGAGTGCAAGCTCTCCAG CCCATCAGATGAAAGTTCTCAGGCCAATGTTTATAGCTCTGGGCAGAGACAAAGTGATCAGGTCCTAA